In Picosynechococcus sp. PCC 7002, the following are encoded in one genomic region:
- a CDS encoding response regulator transcription factor — translation MATLLLVEDSPTEAQIITSCLENAGFSLLKVTTAEAARAILDHKMIDGIVLDVVLPGQSGFGFCREVKNNPKTQNIPIIMCSSKAEKMDKKWASKQGANDYVTKPIDQNELLNAVRRWIP, via the coding sequence ATGGCAACTTTATTATTAGTTGAAGATAGTCCGACAGAAGCACAAATTATCACAAGTTGCCTAGAAAATGCCGGGTTTAGCTTGCTAAAGGTGACGACGGCAGAGGCAGCGCGGGCCATCCTAGATCACAAAATGATCGATGGCATTGTCTTGGATGTGGTGCTGCCGGGCCAAAGCGGTTTTGGCTTTTGTCGTGAGGTGAAAAATAATCCAAAAACCCAAAATATTCCCATCATCATGTGCTCTAGCAAAGCTGAAAAAATGGATAAAAAATGGGCCAGTAAACAGGGGGCCAATGATTATGTCACTAAACCCATTGACCAAAATGAATTGTTAAACGCGGTACGGCGTTGGATCCCTTAA
- a CDS encoding chemotaxis protein CheW, protein MAPVTSAPESSTTQYISILLADGFRAMVPTAQLVETINVELGHIVQMPDLPPAVVGVCGWRGDVLWLVDLAYALRLPPLLAGDYGRSQCHVLRVTVNHQTFGILVAEVQHLIRGDRLELLPGPPGQIPPEVSALVAGQFRTASGETILSINLEALLDHLKSPG, encoded by the coding sequence ATGGCCCCTGTGACCTCTGCCCCGGAAAGTAGCACAACACAATACATTAGTATCCTTTTGGCCGATGGTTTTCGGGCCATGGTACCCACGGCTCAATTGGTCGAAACGATCAATGTCGAGTTGGGACACATTGTGCAAATGCCAGATTTGCCGCCTGCGGTGGTGGGGGTCTGTGGCTGGCGCGGCGATGTGCTGTGGCTGGTGGATTTAGCCTATGCCCTGCGTTTGCCTCCTTTATTGGCTGGTGATTATGGGCGATCGCAATGCCATGTTTTACGGGTTACGGTCAACCACCAGACATTCGGGATTCTCGTCGCCGAGGTGCAGCATCTCATACGCGGCGATCGCCTGGAGTTATTACCTGGTCCTCCAGGGCAAATCCCCCCTGAGGTTTCAGCTTTGGTGGCTGGCCAGTTTCGGACGGCTTCGGGGGAAACCATCTTGAGCATCAACCTCGAAGCCTTGCTAGATCACCTCAAATCCCCAGGCTAA
- a CDS encoding GAF domain-containing protein — protein MTQAPFRPNSSQDNRLQPQPLDHDHKEHPIEETVTIVPVQATSTNKKHSTLTSKAGTLVSELSNLRSNIDMMTEELQSLLATERAAVERAELLNAMTSHIRESLSFEYILNATVSDARNALDVDRVVVYVFDDPDWLGKVMYESVERRWPSALGMSYSLVGLSDHAIRLFQQGRVEAFNNLGHGTTTDDTQLDQWQQLEVQASLTAPLLLGGELYGLLVAHQCAIAREWSESEIEFFRQLAVQVGYALDQAQLLDQQRAAAEQAQWLNQISARIRESLTPADIFAAVVQEVQTALRGDRTVVYQLGENALGGQVVAEAVERQFPTILGLELDLPWLEAAHQDAYLRGQVTVIEDIYEANLDEAVLNHLKAKGIRASAIAPIIARQKLMGFLMVHQCSLPRRWADSELEILRQAATQVSTALDQAFALQQQENAALQAQILNELSSRLGSFNDTAEILETAVDDAREALQADRVLIFRVDGPQKALAIAEAADPRWKSLMGKTLQDCGLDERYLKQAQRGKLTVLNRLSDIGLSASQLETLDQAQVRAMMIAPITIERNLFGLIVVHRCQGAHPWQEVDSNLLQQISNQVNFALERISLIEQRQMTAERAQRLSEMSARLQESLEVQEILSAAVEEARDILTADRAIVYRLDQNWRGLINAESVVSGFESILGLKTNEPRVTEKFAKAYIRGKVTAYANIYEADFIDCHITEFATHAVKGYMAVGIVANQKLYGMLIVHQCSGPRQWTDLEINTLKQIAQQIGYVLEQAFLKEEQDRAKRLNETRMRLQAASTVEAILNVAVEEAQDLLGTDRAIVYEFDSSWKGLITAESVEQGYPTTLGLRTNEPRVTEKLSKNYQKGHIVAIPDIFNADFVDCHVNEFAPYGVKGYMATGISANQRLYGMLIVHQCASTRLWSETEIDILRQLSEQVGYALDQALLRREQEQALVRTRQVNLISFRIRESLDLERIFRTGVEEALKLMKCDRVVVYRFDDNWDGRIKYEAVKSGWRKLSEDMMTSGDAPCFPEDYVEPYRQGRVQVTPDVSQAGLTACHEEQLGKWQVKANVVVPILVNQKLYGLLGAHQCSSTREWEAPLVESFRQVAIQLGYALDQALLLEEVETSRRQAEIVSEEQRQQREQLQGQIENFLEEIEESFEGDLTVRAGVTEGEMGTVADFFNATLENLQLLVQRVQESTTIVSDTAQESESLIQNLSAEALRQAESVNVALDKLFKMTGSIQEVASNAQEAQAKVQLANKTLQSGDMAMNRTVQGIVAIQQTVEATARKVKNLADSSQKISRVLNLIRELANQTNLLALNASVEATRAGEEEQGFAVANEVRTLAEQSANATKEIEAIIEEIQAETNEVIKAMDVGRKRVLIGTKLVKGTRQALTDLAKVSMSINQAVEKIADSASTQVDISNELNQTMQDVANVSSQTSAQSVKVAESFTKLLGVAGELQQSVSRFKVQ, from the coding sequence ATGACTCAAGCTCCCTTCCGCCCCAACAGCTCCCAAGACAACCGTCTTCAGCCCCAACCCCTCGACCACGACCATAAAGAACACCCCATCGAAGAAACGGTGACCATTGTGCCGGTACAAGCCACCAGCACCAACAAGAAGCATTCTACCCTCACCTCGAAGGCTGGCACCCTTGTTAGTGAGCTTAGTAATCTCCGTTCCAACATCGACATGATGACGGAAGAACTCCAATCTCTGTTAGCCACGGAACGGGCAGCGGTGGAGCGGGCGGAACTGCTCAATGCGATGACTTCCCACATTCGTGAGTCCTTAAGTTTTGAATATATTCTCAATGCGACGGTCTCGGATGCACGCAATGCCCTGGATGTAGACCGGGTGGTAGTGTATGTCTTTGATGATCCAGATTGGCTCGGCAAAGTGATGTACGAGTCCGTGGAACGGCGGTGGCCCAGTGCTTTGGGAATGTCCTATTCCCTGGTGGGGTTGTCAGACCATGCCATTCGGCTCTTTCAGCAGGGGCGGGTTGAAGCGTTCAACAATCTCGGCCACGGAACAACAACGGATGATACCCAACTGGATCAATGGCAACAATTGGAAGTCCAGGCAAGTTTAACGGCACCGCTGCTTTTGGGGGGAGAGTTGTATGGGTTATTGGTGGCCCACCAATGTGCGATCGCCAGGGAATGGTCAGAGTCGGAGATCGAATTTTTCCGGCAGTTAGCGGTACAGGTGGGTTACGCCCTCGACCAAGCCCAATTGTTAGATCAACAGCGGGCGGCGGCGGAACAGGCCCAATGGTTAAACCAAATCAGTGCGCGGATCCGGGAATCTCTCACGCCAGCGGATATTTTTGCGGCGGTGGTTCAGGAAGTGCAAACTGCGCTCCGGGGCGATCGCACGGTGGTCTATCAGCTCGGTGAAAATGCCCTTGGGGGTCAAGTGGTCGCCGAAGCTGTAGAACGGCAGTTTCCGACAATCCTGGGCCTAGAACTCGATCTTCCCTGGCTGGAAGCCGCCCACCAAGACGCCTATCTCCGGGGTCAGGTGACTGTCATCGAGGATATCTACGAGGCCAACCTCGATGAAGCGGTGCTCAATCACCTCAAGGCGAAAGGGATTCGCGCCAGTGCGATCGCCCCCATTATCGCCCGCCAAAAACTCATGGGCTTTTTGATGGTGCACCAATGCTCACTACCCCGCCGTTGGGCCGATAGTGAACTAGAGATTTTGCGCCAGGCCGCCACCCAGGTCAGCACTGCCCTCGATCAAGCCTTTGCCCTCCAACAGCAAGAAAATGCCGCCCTCCAGGCCCAAATTCTCAATGAATTGTCGTCCCGTCTCGGTAGTTTTAATGACACCGCAGAGATCCTCGAAACAGCAGTAGACGATGCCCGCGAAGCCCTCCAAGCCGACCGAGTGCTCATTTTTCGGGTCGATGGCCCCCAAAAAGCCCTGGCGATCGCCGAAGCTGCTGATCCCCGCTGGAAAAGCCTCATGGGCAAAACACTCCAGGACTGTGGCCTCGATGAACGCTACCTCAAGCAGGCCCAGCGCGGCAAACTCACCGTCCTAAATCGCCTCAGCGACATCGGTTTGAGTGCCTCCCAACTAGAAACCCTCGACCAGGCCCAGGTGCGGGCAATGATGATTGCTCCTATTACCATCGAACGCAATCTTTTCGGCCTGATCGTCGTCCACCGTTGCCAAGGTGCCCACCCCTGGCAAGAAGTCGATAGCAACCTACTCCAGCAAATTAGCAACCAAGTTAACTTTGCCCTCGAACGCATTAGCCTCATTGAACAACGGCAGATGACCGCCGAGCGCGCCCAACGCCTAAGTGAGATGAGTGCCCGTCTCCAGGAATCCCTCGAAGTCCAAGAAATTCTCAGCGCCGCCGTCGAAGAAGCGCGAGACATCCTCACTGCTGATCGAGCGATTGTCTATCGCTTGGATCAAAACTGGCGCGGCCTGATCAATGCAGAATCCGTTGTGTCTGGTTTTGAGTCGATCCTGGGATTAAAAACCAACGAACCCCGTGTCACCGAAAAATTTGCCAAGGCCTACATCCGGGGGAAAGTGACGGCCTACGCCAACATCTACGAAGCCGACTTTATCGACTGTCACATCACCGAATTTGCGACCCATGCCGTTAAAGGCTACATGGCCGTTGGCATCGTCGCTAACCAAAAGCTCTATGGCATGTTGATCGTGCATCAATGTTCTGGGCCGCGCCAATGGACTGACCTAGAGATCAATACCCTAAAGCAAATTGCCCAGCAGATTGGCTATGTTCTAGAGCAGGCTTTCCTCAAGGAAGAACAAGACCGTGCCAAGCGCCTGAATGAAACCCGGATGCGACTCCAGGCCGCCTCGACGGTAGAGGCCATTCTCAATGTCGCCGTCGAAGAAGCCCAGGATCTTTTGGGCACAGACCGGGCAATTGTCTATGAATTTGATTCCTCTTGGAAAGGGCTGATCACCGCGGAATCGGTGGAGCAGGGCTACCCCACAACCCTCGGCTTACGCACCAATGAACCCCGAGTCACAGAAAAGCTCTCAAAAAATTACCAGAAGGGTCACATCGTCGCGATTCCCGATATTTTTAATGCTGATTTTGTTGACTGCCATGTGAATGAGTTTGCCCCCTATGGCGTCAAGGGTTATATGGCCACCGGGATTAGTGCGAACCAACGTCTCTATGGCATGTTGATTGTGCACCAATGTGCCAGCACCCGTCTTTGGAGTGAGACGGAAATTGATATCCTCCGTCAACTCTCAGAACAGGTGGGGTATGCCCTCGACCAGGCCCTCCTCCGCCGGGAACAGGAGCAGGCACTCGTCCGGACACGCCAAGTAAACCTCATCAGTTTCCGGATCCGTGAATCCCTCGATCTAGAACGAATCTTCCGGACTGGCGTCGAAGAAGCCCTCAAGCTCATGAAGTGCGATCGGGTCGTAGTTTATCGCTTTGATGACAACTGGGATGGCCGGATTAAATACGAAGCCGTCAAATCCGGTTGGCGCAAACTCAGCGAAGATATGATGACCTCCGGCGATGCCCCCTGTTTCCCCGAAGATTACGTTGAACCCTATCGCCAAGGGCGGGTGCAAGTGACCCCCGATGTCTCCCAAGCTGGCCTCACCGCTTGTCACGAAGAACAACTCGGTAAATGGCAGGTAAAAGCCAACGTGGTGGTTCCCATTCTCGTTAACCAAAAGCTTTATGGTCTTTTGGGGGCGCACCAATGTTCGAGTACCAGAGAATGGGAAGCTCCCCTGGTAGAGTCCTTCCGTCAGGTGGCGATCCAGTTGGGCTATGCCCTCGACCAAGCCCTCCTCCTCGAGGAAGTCGAAACATCCCGTCGCCAAGCAGAAATTGTTTCCGAAGAACAGCGTCAACAGCGGGAGCAACTCCAAGGGCAAATTGAAAACTTCCTCGAAGAAATCGAAGAATCCTTTGAAGGGGATTTGACCGTGCGGGCTGGGGTCACCGAAGGGGAAATGGGCACTGTCGCTGACTTTTTCAACGCCACCCTCGAAAATCTCCAACTGCTGGTACAGCGGGTACAGGAATCGACAACCATTGTGTCAGACACTGCCCAAGAAAGTGAATCCTTGATTCAAAACCTGTCTGCGGAAGCGTTGCGCCAAGCCGAAAGCGTCAATGTGGCCCTTGATAAGCTCTTTAAAATGACTGGATCCATCCAAGAGGTCGCCAGCAACGCCCAGGAAGCCCAAGCCAAAGTCCAATTGGCCAACAAAACCCTCCAATCAGGGGACATGGCCATGAACCGGACTGTCCAGGGGATTGTGGCGATCCAACAGACTGTTGAAGCAACGGCCCGCAAGGTTAAAAATCTGGCGGATTCTTCCCAGAAGATCTCCCGGGTCTTAAACCTGATCCGCGAACTGGCCAACCAAACCAATTTACTCGCCCTAAATGCTTCTGTGGAGGCAACTCGCGCCGGGGAAGAAGAACAGGGATTTGCCGTCGCCAATGAAGTGCGCACCCTAGCGGAACAATCGGCCAACGCCACCAAGGAGATTGAGGCGATCATCGAAGAAATCCAGGCGGAAACCAACGAGGTGATCAAAGCCATGGATGTGGGCCGGAAGCGGGTCTTGATCGGGACGAAATTGGTGAAAGGGACACGCCAAGCCCTCACGGATCTCGCCAAGGTCAGTATGAGTATCAACCAAGCCGTCGAAAAAATTGCGGATTCGGCGTCTACCCAGGTTGATATTTCCAATGAGCTGAACCAAACGATGCAGGATGTGGCCAATGTTTCTAGTCAAACCTCCGCCCAATCGGTGAAGGTGGCGGAATCGTTCACCAAGCTCCTGGGGGTAGCCGGGGAACTGCAACAGAGTGTGTCTCGCTTTAAGGTGCAGTAG
- a CDS encoding hybrid sensor histidine kinase/response regulator, which yields MAKETVDTNDQAYEFFVQESQALLQHLETGLMNLCQDHETPTIHGLMRAAHSIKGGAACVGLMAIQAIAHDLENGIRALYKEDTVFDVELENLLLEAYDALQDPINQQIHQGEYDPDHALGRAKPIFSQLEEKLGHALDEAAELPEMQMEGDITEFIFKEEVPQALGRLENYVNKPPTKNPHGELVSQMEVLATLGDMLNLEGFAAIAQVAQTALETNAEQYLEIARCALTDFQAGQAAVLAGDRTQGGEPSAALHQLSQTQTPSPSTAPETLPLETVNDLVNNGNGEDLGNGLSLDADELAALQFLTQNARPEAEMRPVLSDIDLAELILEADDALGEVDVDLTSLVLMDEPEPSEPIIQNDIVSTEDETPPSPPQTEALEPKLIPNSAAAAPVPEKAPVPEKAIAPPANPVLPSIDTNSLSVRLDMGRLNHLNSLVGELVTQDNSALLRNKQSSDALDSLKRWYGRFDKITAQFQEYAKELVVKNPQARAQLAQFVIFASTMTEEMAQLSETIEDTTLIAQQDQQALKQRQQTLKQLENNLIQARMLSIGELLNRFPRTVRDLSVKGNKPVSLNLEGTDTLVDRAILSKLYDPLVHLVRNAFDHGIDSPEERLAHNKSEAGTITIKAYNRGNSTYLEIQDDGRGIDIEKVRAKAVRKGLVSATEAAELSRSQLYELLFVPGFSTAEKVSHLSGRGVGLDAVRLQIRALKGNISLTSELGQGTTFTLRLPWSMTITKLLIFRCQESVFAVPINSLSAIAAAEKADLTKDGHQEQFRWQGKTVPLVQALLSGFNYPASAIASRQQIGSLAQGNISNIWNQVGQQMVLVMAQANEVIGLRVDQILLEQDLVIKPFGTAIASPRYISGCTILGDGRLVPVLDSAALIERVCQKDSHNTTIINPQFQTRQPKLTLPTVLAIDDSLTTRQTLSTTLQKAGYRVIQAQDGADGLNQLELHPEVVGIICDVEMPNMNGFEFLGRCRKKHPKAELPVLMLTSRGSKRYRQLAQQLGANGYLTKPYLDQELIETLQGAIAETKAKPAAIATP from the coding sequence ATGGCCAAGGAAACAGTTGATACAAACGATCAAGCCTATGAATTCTTTGTCCAGGAATCACAGGCGCTTTTGCAGCACCTCGAAACGGGTTTGATGAACCTCTGCCAAGACCACGAAACACCGACAATCCATGGTTTGATGCGGGCCGCCCATTCCATTAAAGGGGGCGCTGCCTGTGTGGGCTTGATGGCTATCCAAGCGATCGCCCATGATCTAGAAAACGGCATCCGGGCTCTTTATAAAGAAGACACTGTATTCGATGTGGAGCTGGAAAACCTGTTGCTCGAAGCCTATGACGCCCTCCAAGACCCCATCAATCAGCAAATTCACCAGGGAGAATATGACCCTGACCACGCTTTAGGACGGGCAAAACCGATCTTTAGCCAGTTAGAAGAAAAGTTAGGTCATGCCCTAGATGAAGCGGCAGAACTGCCGGAAATGCAGATGGAAGGGGATATTACTGAATTTATTTTCAAAGAAGAAGTCCCCCAGGCCCTTGGTCGCCTCGAAAATTACGTCAACAAACCGCCGACGAAAAATCCCCACGGGGAACTCGTTTCCCAAATGGAAGTTTTGGCGACCCTAGGCGATATGTTGAACCTCGAAGGCTTTGCGGCGATCGCCCAGGTGGCCCAAACGGCCCTTGAAACCAATGCTGAGCAGTACCTAGAGATTGCCCGCTGCGCCCTTACTGATTTTCAAGCGGGCCAAGCTGCTGTCCTCGCTGGCGATCGCACCCAGGGAGGAGAACCCAGTGCCGCCCTCCACCAACTCAGCCAAACCCAGACTCCCTCCCCGTCAACGGCACCAGAAACTCTTCCCCTAGAGACGGTCAATGACCTCGTGAATAACGGCAATGGCGAAGATTTAGGAAACGGTCTTTCCCTCGATGCCGATGAACTGGCCGCCCTCCAATTTTTAACCCAAAATGCCCGACCAGAAGCCGAGATGCGACCCGTTCTGAGTGACATTGATCTGGCTGAACTGATCCTAGAAGCCGATGACGCCCTAGGGGAGGTCGATGTAGATCTCACGAGCCTGGTGCTCATGGATGAACCGGAACCCAGCGAACCGATTATCCAGAATGATATTGTTTCCACCGAGGACGAGACTCCCCCCAGCCCTCCTCAGACTGAGGCGTTAGAACCCAAGTTAATTCCAAATTCTGCAGCAGCAGCTCCGGTTCCAGAAAAGGCTCCGGTTCCAGAAAAGGCGATCGCCCCCCCTGCCAATCCCGTTCTACCAAGCATCGACACCAATAGCCTCAGCGTGCGCCTCGACATGGGCCGCCTCAATCACCTCAACAGCCTGGTTGGCGAATTAGTCACCCAGGACAACAGCGCCCTACTCCGGAATAAACAAAGCAGCGATGCCCTCGATTCCCTCAAACGCTGGTATGGTCGCTTCGATAAAATTACCGCGCAATTCCAAGAATATGCCAAAGAACTGGTGGTCAAAAATCCCCAGGCCCGGGCTCAGTTGGCGCAATTTGTCATTTTTGCTTCGACCATGACCGAGGAAATGGCCCAGCTCAGTGAAACCATTGAAGACACCACCCTCATCGCCCAGCAGGATCAGCAGGCCCTCAAACAACGACAACAAACCCTCAAACAACTAGAAAATAATCTAATCCAAGCGCGGATGTTGTCCATTGGGGAGCTTCTGAACCGTTTTCCGCGCACTGTGCGTGATCTTTCCGTTAAGGGTAATAAACCCGTCAGCCTGAACCTAGAAGGAACCGATACCCTTGTGGATCGAGCGATTTTATCGAAGCTCTATGATCCTCTGGTTCACTTAGTTCGTAATGCCTTTGACCATGGCATCGACTCCCCCGAAGAACGCCTTGCCCACAATAAATCAGAAGCGGGCACGATTACAATCAAAGCCTACAACCGGGGCAACTCTACTTACCTTGAAATCCAGGATGATGGTCGCGGCATTGACATTGAGAAAGTCCGTGCCAAAGCCGTGCGCAAAGGCTTAGTCAGTGCCACTGAAGCGGCAGAATTATCTCGGTCACAACTGTATGAATTACTCTTTGTTCCGGGTTTTTCGACAGCAGAAAAAGTCAGTCATTTATCGGGTCGGGGGGTGGGCCTCGATGCGGTACGTCTGCAAATTCGCGCCCTCAAGGGAAATATTTCCTTGACCTCTGAGCTAGGCCAAGGGACAACTTTTACCCTCCGGCTCCCCTGGAGTATGACCATTACAAAATTGTTGATTTTCCGTTGTCAGGAGAGTGTCTTTGCGGTGCCTATCAATAGTTTGTCGGCGATCGCCGCTGCCGAAAAAGCAGATCTCACAAAAGACGGTCACCAAGAACAGTTCCGCTGGCAAGGGAAAACAGTGCCCCTCGTCCAGGCCCTCCTGAGTGGCTTTAATTATCCCGCTTCGGCCATTGCCAGTCGGCAACAAATTGGCTCTTTAGCCCAGGGCAATATTAGTAATATTTGGAATCAAGTGGGCCAACAGATGGTTTTGGTCATGGCCCAGGCCAATGAAGTGATTGGTTTGCGGGTCGATCAAATTCTCCTCGAACAAGATCTGGTGATCAAACCCTTTGGGACGGCGATCGCCTCACCTCGGTATATTTCTGGTTGCACTATTTTAGGGGATGGTCGCCTGGTTCCCGTTCTAGATAGTGCCGCCCTCATTGAACGGGTCTGCCAAAAAGATAGCCACAACACAACCATTATTAATCCCCAATTCCAGACCCGCCAGCCAAAATTAACTTTGCCGACTGTCCTCGCCATTGATGATTCTCTAACGACCCGACAAACCCTCTCCACCACCCTGCAAAAAGCCGGTTATCGTGTCATCCAGGCCCAAGACGGTGCCGACGGCCTCAACCAACTGGAGCTTCACCCTGAAGTGGTCGGGATTATTTGTGACGTGGAAATGCCCAATATGAACGGCTTTGAGTTTCTCGGCCGCTGTCGCAAAAAACATCCGAAAGCGGAACTTCCGGTGCTAATGCTGACTTCCCGGGGCAGTAAACGCTACCGGCAGTTGGCCCAGCAGTTGGGAGCAAATGGCTACTTAACGAAGCCCTATTTAGATCAAGAGTTAATCGAAACCCTCCAAGGGGCGATCGCCGAAACGAAGGCGAAACCAGCGGCGATCGCCACCCCTTAA
- a CDS encoding DUF3318 domain-containing protein — MTSYSTFSARAEMSELRRLKTLLPPELQSWVMVEGTTEVNPPLIRCEELGKDEVEIQIDLAKWENLAIDQRNLLFWHEVAKIQNDTIPREGWEMAALAIGLGGAVGELWVQDGLLLVLAIALCGFSGYRLWQKNSGEKRMTIAIDADEQAIRLATRFGYTLPNAYKSLGSALKALIEQTPNRRKRKDYETRLQFLRKSAAKAKAQMEDQQVRRPKMS, encoded by the coding sequence ATGACTTCCTATTCCACTTTTTCTGCCAGAGCCGAAATGAGTGAGCTGCGTCGCCTCAAGACGCTGTTGCCCCCTGAGTTGCAAAGTTGGGTGATGGTTGAGGGCACCACAGAAGTCAATCCCCCCCTCATCCGCTGCGAAGAATTAGGGAAAGATGAAGTCGAAATTCAAATTGATTTGGCGAAGTGGGAAAATCTCGCCATTGACCAACGCAACCTCTTGTTTTGGCATGAAGTCGCAAAGATCCAGAACGATACAATTCCCCGGGAAGGCTGGGAAATGGCAGCCCTCGCCATTGGTCTGGGGGGTGCTGTGGGCGAGCTTTGGGTTCAGGATGGTTTGCTCTTGGTTTTGGCGATCGCCCTTTGTGGTTTTTCGGGTTACCGACTATGGCAAAAAAATAGCGGTGAAAAACGGATGACCATCGCCATTGATGCCGACGAACAGGCGATTCGCCTCGCTACTCGGTTTGGTTATACCCTACCCAATGCCTACAAGAGTTTGGGGAGTGCCCTTAAAGCCCTGATTGAGCAAACCCCCAACCGCCGCAAACGCAAGGATTACGAAACACGGCTCCAGTTCTTACGGAAGAGTGCCGCCAAAGCCAAGGCCCAGATGGAAGACCAACAGGTACGCCGTCCGAAAATGAGCTAA
- a CDS encoding ArsR/SmtB family transcription factor, translating to MPDDHQMPPEVLQQVASYFSVLGEPMRLRILGLLQDGERCVQDLVQATDTSQANVSKHLKVMLQAGILQRRSEGTSAYYRVSDELIYDLCNLVCNRLAERIEEQAKKFRNASLTS from the coding sequence ATGCCTGACGACCATCAGATGCCCCCAGAAGTTCTCCAACAGGTAGCTTCGTACTTTAGTGTTCTGGGAGAACCGATGCGGTTGAGGATTTTAGGTCTTTTACAGGACGGGGAACGCTGCGTCCAGGATTTGGTTCAAGCAACGGATACAAGCCAAGCAAACGTGTCTAAACACCTCAAGGTGATGCTCCAGGCAGGAATTTTACAGCGACGGAGTGAAGGAACTTCTGCCTATTATCGGGTCAGTGATGAGCTGATTTATGACCTGTGTAATTTAGTTTGTAATCGCTTGGCTGAGCGCATTGAAGAACAGGCAAAGAAGTTTCGCAATGCCTCTTTGACTTCCTAG
- the accB gene encoding acetyl-CoA carboxylase biotin carboxyl carrier protein, with translation MAINLQEIQELLSTIGQTNVTEFELKTDDFELRVSKGTVVAAPQTMVMSEAIAQPAMSTPVVSQATATPEASQAETPAPSVSIDDKWVAITSPMVGTFYRAPAPGEDPFVAVGDRVGNGQTVCIIEAMKLMNEIEAEVSGEVVKIAVEDGEPIEFGQTLMWVNPT, from the coding sequence GTGGCTATTAATTTACAAGAGATCCAAGAACTTCTATCCACCATCGGCCAAACCAATGTCACCGAGTTTGAACTCAAAACCGATGATTTTGAACTCCGTGTGAGCAAAGGTACTGTTGTGGCTGCTCCCCAGACGATGGTGATGTCCGAGGCGATCGCCCAACCAGCAATGTCCACTCCCGTTGTTTCTCAAGCAACTGCAACCCCAGAAGCCTCCCAAGCGGAAACCCCGGCTCCCAGTGTGAGCATTGATGATAAGTGGGTCGCCATTACCTCCCCCATGGTGGGAACGTTTTACCGCGCGCCGGCCCCTGGTGAAGATCCCTTCGTTGCCGTTGGCGATCGCGTTGGCAATGGTCAAACCGTTTGCATCATCGAAGCGATGAAATTAATGAATGAGATTGAGGCAGAAGTCAGCGGTGAAGTTGTTAAAATTGCCGTTGAAGACGGTGAACCCATTGAATTTGGTCAGACCCTAATGTGGGTCAACCCAACCTAA
- the efp gene encoding elongation factor P, with protein sequence MISSNDFRTGTSIELDGSVWRVVEFLHVKPGKGSAFVRTKLKNAQTGSVVEKTFRAGETVPQAILDKRTMQHTYKEGEQFVFMDMETYEEVRLTEAQIGDRVKYLMEEMEVNVLFWNSQVIDVELPNTVVLEVTETDPGVKGDTATGGTKPAIVSTGAQVNVPLFISIGERIKIDTRTDTYLGRE encoded by the coding sequence ATGATTTCAAGTAATGACTTTCGTACTGGTACATCCATCGAATTAGACGGTTCAGTGTGGCGCGTCGTCGAATTTCTCCACGTTAAACCCGGTAAAGGTTCTGCCTTTGTCCGGACAAAACTAAAAAACGCCCAAACAGGCAGCGTCGTTGAAAAAACGTTCCGCGCTGGTGAAACCGTTCCCCAAGCGATCCTCGACAAACGCACCATGCAACATACCTATAAAGAGGGCGAGCAGTTTGTCTTTATGGATATGGAAACCTATGAAGAAGTCCGCCTAACGGAAGCGCAAATTGGCGATCGCGTTAAATACTTGATGGAAGAAATGGAAGTTAATGTCCTCTTCTGGAACAGCCAAGTCATTGACGTTGAACTCCCGAATACCGTTGTCCTCGAAGTCACGGAAACAGATCCTGGTGTGAAAGGCGACACGGCCACAGGGGGCACCAAACCCGCCATCGTTTCCACAGGGGCCCAGGTCAATGTGCCTCTTTTTATCTCGATTGGTGAGCGCATTAAGATCGATACCCGCACCGATACCTATCTCGGTCGCGAATAA